A part of Candidatus Electrothrix aestuarii genomic DNA contains:
- the ade gene encoding adenine deaminase, producing MKRGALVNEKALHKQLIDCAAGRIPADLVLRNGRIVHVFTGEIAQGDIAIINGYIAGVDEQGGYQGKEEVDLAGSYVSPGFIDGHIHIESSLLVPSQFAAVVLPRGTTTVICDPHEIANVCGVAGIDFILSQDSPLTVYGMAPSCVPATHMETGGFQLSADNIKELLERPDIIGLAEMMNFPGTVGGDPDVLEKIFFARSQGRLVDGHAPGLSGKALQTYVAAGISSDHECTTLAEGLEKLRVGMAVFIREGSTARNMEALAPLFRGPAVHRCLLVTDDRHADDLIEFGHVDFLLRRAVALGADAVTALQMVTVNPARHFGLNHLGAIAPGYRADLVVLEDIEQFKVQEVYCAGTCVAQDGKVLAEIPEHMGAGNPAISATVRIHPDSLDLRVLAAPGKIRVITCSDGQLVTGQVFLEPLIKDGLIVADPDRDILKIAVVERHHGTQSMGIGFVQGFGLKRGAIASTVAHDSHNLIVVGADDASMMLAIRKIGEMQGGMVVTDEDHVLETLPLPIAGLMTTESAEKVRRQLRQLEIAMKKIGGATQNPFMLLSFLALPVIPELKITDKGLVDVIKFCRVPLQGDMEKNKKIV from the coding sequence GTGAAGCGAGGAGCACTGGTCAACGAAAAGGCATTGCATAAGCAGCTTATTGACTGCGCTGCAGGGCGAATCCCGGCTGATTTGGTGCTGAGGAATGGTCGGATTGTCCATGTCTTCACCGGAGAAATAGCTCAGGGTGACATTGCTATCATCAATGGGTATATTGCCGGTGTTGATGAGCAGGGAGGATACCAAGGGAAGGAAGAAGTTGACTTGGCTGGTTCTTATGTCAGCCCTGGTTTTATTGATGGACATATTCATATTGAAAGTTCTCTGCTTGTACCTTCTCAATTTGCTGCTGTTGTTTTGCCCCGTGGAACAACCACGGTGATCTGTGATCCGCATGAAATTGCCAATGTATGTGGCGTGGCAGGGATCGATTTTATACTTTCGCAGGATTCTCCTCTGACAGTATACGGGATGGCACCTTCCTGTGTTCCGGCCACCCATATGGAGACCGGCGGTTTTCAGCTCTCGGCTGATAATATAAAAGAGCTTCTTGAACGTCCTGATATTATCGGGCTGGCGGAAATGATGAATTTTCCCGGTACAGTTGGCGGAGACCCTGATGTTTTGGAAAAGATTTTTTTCGCTCGTAGTCAGGGACGACTGGTTGATGGGCATGCCCCAGGGCTCAGTGGGAAAGCCTTACAGACTTATGTAGCTGCCGGGATCAGTTCAGATCATGAATGTACGACCTTGGCAGAAGGGCTGGAAAAATTACGGGTCGGAATGGCGGTTTTTATCCGGGAAGGCTCAACCGCACGTAATATGGAAGCCCTCGCTCCTTTGTTTCGTGGCCCGGCAGTCCACCGCTGTCTGTTGGTAACGGATGACCGCCATGCTGATGACCTGATAGAATTTGGGCATGTTGATTTTTTACTGCGTCGGGCTGTGGCTTTAGGGGCAGATGCTGTGACAGCTTTACAGATGGTGACAGTGAATCCTGCTCGCCATTTCGGTTTGAATCACCTCGGGGCGATTGCACCTGGATACAGGGCAGACCTTGTGGTACTTGAGGATATAGAGCAGTTTAAGGTTCAAGAAGTATATTGTGCCGGTACCTGCGTGGCCCAGGATGGAAAGGTGCTGGCTGAAATCCCGGAGCATATGGGTGCTGGCAATCCTGCTATTTCAGCAACGGTGAGGATTCATCCTGACTCGCTTGATCTTCGTGTTCTTGCTGCTCCTGGAAAAATAAGGGTAATAACCTGTTCAGACGGTCAGCTTGTTACAGGTCAGGTTTTTCTAGAACCGCTTATCAAGGATGGGTTGATCGTTGCTGATCCTGATCGTGATATACTGAAGATCGCAGTAGTTGAGCGGCATCATGGCACGCAGAGTATGGGGATTGGCTTTGTGCAGGGCTTTGGTCTAAAGCGAGGGGCTATTGCCTCAACAGTTGCTCATGATTCGCATAATCTGATAGTTGTTGGGGCTGATGATGCCTCTATGATGCTGGCCATAAGAAAGATAGGTGAAATGCAGGGCGGGATGGTCGTGACTGATGAAGATCATGTACTCGAAACCCTCCCCCTGCCGATTGCTGGCTTGATGACAACGGAGTCTGCTGAAAAAGTACGCAGGCAGCTTCGGCAACTTGAAATCGCAATGAAAAAAATAGGGGGTGCGACACAAAATCCTTTTATGCTCCTCAGTTTTCTCGCTTTGCCGGTAATCCCCGAGTTAAAAATCACGGACAAAGGCCTTGTTGATGTGATTAAATTCTGTAGGGTCCCCTTGCAGGGAGATATGGAAAAAAATAAAAAAATAGTATAA
- a CDS encoding roadblock/LC7 domain-containing protein, whose translation MNYGVVSQEQLEKIDEILSEQLIKIGVDCVIIIDMAGNIITAKDNGTSKYDVYSFAALAAGNFATVDAMAKLVGEQEFSLLFHKGTDCNIHFSKIDEELLLITMFGKHISLGFLRLNVVKALEQIRKLWAGK comes from the coding sequence ATGAATTACGGTGTAGTCAGCCAGGAACAGCTAGAAAAGATTGATGAAATCCTGTCAGAGCAGCTCATCAAAATAGGCGTGGACTGTGTCATTATTATCGACATGGCAGGAAACATCATTACGGCTAAGGATAACGGCACTTCCAAATATGATGTTTATTCATTTGCAGCTCTGGCAGCCGGTAACTTCGCCACTGTTGATGCTATGGCGAAATTGGTCGGAGAACAGGAGTTTTCCTTGCTCTTTCATAAGGGAACGGATTGCAATATCCACTTTTCAAAGATCGACGAGGAGCTCTTATTGATCACTATGTTCGGTAAGCATATATCACTTGGGTTCCTGAGGCTGAATGTCGTTAAGGCACTGGAACAGATAAGAAAGCTCTGGGCGGGTAAGTGA
- a CDS encoding GTPase domain-containing protein — MSFINLREKIVQVKIVYYGPGRGGKTSNLEYINRKFSKQIQSEMVSLKTHGDRTLFFDFLPFDMGKIKGYELKIQLYTVPGQVKYNATRKLVLKGVDGIVFVADAQEAMREKNIRSLNQLHENLKGYKESIFKIPLVMQYNKVDLRDQGIPVLPTAVLEKDLNSKLKVPSFEASALTGYNVPETLKKIISSTVVSVQKKLL; from the coding sequence TTGAGCTTTATTAATCTACGCGAGAAAATCGTACAGGTCAAAATTGTTTATTATGGTCCGGGTAGGGGTGGCAAAACATCCAATCTCGAATATATCAATCGTAAATTCAGCAAGCAGATTCAGTCAGAAATGGTGAGTCTGAAGACGCATGGAGATCGGACTTTGTTCTTTGACTTTCTTCCCTTTGATATGGGAAAGATCAAAGGCTATGAGTTGAAAATCCAGCTGTATACTGTACCTGGTCAAGTAAAGTATAATGCGACGCGTAAGCTTGTTCTGAAAGGGGTGGATGGTATTGTTTTTGTTGCAGATGCGCAGGAAGCTATGCGCGAGAAAAACATACGCTCTTTAAATCAGCTTCATGAGAACTTGAAAGGGTATAAAGAGTCTATTTTCAAGATTCCTCTTGTCATGCAATATAATAAGGTTGACCTGCGGGATCAGGGAATTCCAGTATTGCCGACAGCTGTTCTGGAGAAGGATTTGAACAGTAAATTGAAGGTGCCTTCCTTTGAGGCTAGTGCCCTGACAGGGTATAATGTTCCAGAAACACTGAAAAAAATAATTTCATCGACAGTGGTTTCGGTACAAAAGAAACTCTTGTAA
- a CDS encoding succinate dehydrogenase cytochrome b subunit has translation MIDFLKGTFSSLGRKYTMAVTGFFLGVFLLIHAAGNSFIFQGKAAFNAYAEQLHSLDPLVPMVELLLLLIFSIHIIFGLTLFLANREATGRRYAVKHSAGGETWGSRTMPWTGLTLLAFLLLHLSNVRFIEEGALIGDVVEQTLANPIYTLLYLVGIVALTLHVSHGFWSLLQTWGLYHPRYNRLTRLGAWALAALISLVFCAVIVVLW, from the coding sequence ATGATCGATTTCCTGAAAGGCACTTTTTCGTCACTGGGCAGAAAGTACACCATGGCCGTTACTGGTTTTTTCCTTGGTGTCTTTCTGCTGATTCACGCGGCAGGCAATAGCTTTATTTTTCAGGGAAAGGCGGCCTTTAATGCCTATGCCGAGCAACTCCATTCTTTAGACCCTCTGGTTCCTATGGTGGAATTGCTTTTGCTCCTCATTTTTTCTATCCATATCATCTTTGGTCTTACTCTTTTTTTAGCAAATCGAGAAGCAACAGGCCGCCGGTATGCTGTGAAGCATTCTGCGGGAGGAGAAACCTGGGGCTCGCGTACCATGCCGTGGACTGGACTCACTCTTTTGGCTTTTCTCCTCCTACATCTCAGTAACGTTCGTTTTATTGAGGAAGGCGCATTAATTGGGGATGTCGTGGAGCAGACACTGGCAAATCCCATCTATACCCTGCTCTATCTGGTGGGCATCGTTGCTCTAACTCTGCACGTCAGTCATGGCTTCTGGTCTTTATTACAAACTTGGGGCTTGTATCATCCTCGCTATAACCGTCTCACTCGGCTAGGAGCCTGGGCCTTAGCAGCACTTATCAGCTTGGTCTTTTGCGCAGTTATTGTAGTCTTATGGTGA
- a CDS encoding fumarate reductase/succinate dehydrogenase flavoprotein subunit produces the protein MHLHPNIPPGPLHEKWDACRFSNKLVSPANRRKYEVIVVGTGLAGASAAASLGELGYNVKSFCIQDSPRRAHSIAAQGGINAAKNYQNDSDSIHRLFYDTIKGGDFRSREANVYRLAQISNAIIDHCAAQGVPFAREYGGTLANRSFGGAQVSRTFYARGQTGQQLLLGAYSALMRQVAAGKVTIFPRREMMDVVVVDGHARGIIVRNLLTGAVERYSANVIVLATGGYGNVFYLSTNAMASNVTAAWRAHKRGAGFANPCFVQIHPTCIPVHGDYQSKLTLMSESLRNDGRVWVPKNRDDRRSPADIPEAERDYYLERKYPGFGNLVPRDVASRNAKEVCDQGLGVGETGQAVYLDFAEAIARDGVDTILKKYGNLFQMYERITAADPAKEPMMIYPAVHYTMGGLWVDYQLQSSLDGLFVIGEANFSDHGANRLGASALMQGLADGYFILPATLGNYLAKAGSDRPSAEDAAFSETEEEVRARVALLLRNRDWKKSGTQPVDYFHRKLGALLWDNCGMARNEEGLNKALAEIPAIREEFYTNVYVPGTGQELNQSLERAGRIADFLEFAEVMVLDALERKESCGCHLREESQTEEHEAKRDDANYSHVTVWEHRGVGQPPLLHQEPLEFEAVTPSQRSYK, from the coding sequence ATGCATCTTCATCCGAATATCCCCCCCGGCCCTTTACATGAAAAATGGGACGCCTGTCGTTTCAGCAATAAATTAGTGAGCCCGGCAAACCGGCGCAAATACGAAGTCATTGTGGTGGGTACCGGCTTGGCCGGGGCCTCAGCAGCGGCTTCGTTAGGTGAGCTGGGCTATAACGTTAAGTCCTTCTGCATTCAGGATAGCCCCCGGCGTGCCCACTCAATTGCGGCCCAGGGCGGCATTAATGCTGCCAAGAATTATCAGAATGACAGCGACTCCATCCATCGCCTTTTCTACGATACCATCAAAGGGGGCGATTTTCGTTCCCGCGAGGCCAATGTCTATCGCCTGGCCCAGATCTCCAACGCCATTATAGACCATTGCGCAGCTCAGGGTGTGCCCTTTGCCCGTGAGTATGGCGGCACCTTGGCGAATCGTTCTTTTGGCGGAGCCCAGGTTTCGCGTACCTTTTATGCCCGTGGGCAGACTGGTCAGCAGCTCTTGCTTGGGGCCTACTCTGCCCTGATGCGCCAGGTCGCTGCCGGAAAAGTCACCATCTTTCCCCGCCGGGAGATGATGGATGTGGTTGTCGTTGATGGGCATGCTCGGGGAATTATTGTCCGTAACCTGCTCACTGGTGCGGTGGAACGCTATTCAGCCAATGTAATTGTTCTGGCTACAGGCGGTTACGGCAATGTCTTTTACCTGTCCACCAATGCGATGGCCAGCAATGTCACCGCAGCCTGGCGGGCCCATAAACGTGGAGCCGGATTTGCCAACCCCTGTTTTGTCCAGATCCACCCAACCTGCATTCCGGTGCATGGTGATTATCAGTCCAAGCTGACCCTGATGAGTGAGAGCCTGCGTAATGATGGGCGGGTCTGGGTGCCGAAAAATAGGGATGACCGTCGTAGTCCGGCGGATATTCCAGAAGCAGAGCGCGATTATTACCTGGAGCGCAAATATCCTGGCTTCGGTAATCTGGTGCCACGGGATGTAGCGTCTCGTAATGCCAAAGAGGTCTGCGATCAGGGCTTGGGCGTTGGTGAGACTGGTCAGGCTGTGTATCTGGATTTTGCCGAGGCCATTGCCCGTGACGGCGTGGATACCATCCTGAAGAAGTACGGTAATTTGTTTCAGATGTATGAGCGGATTACTGCTGCTGATCCGGCCAAAGAGCCGATGATGATCTATCCGGCTGTGCATTATACGATGGGCGGCCTGTGGGTGGATTATCAGCTTCAGTCCTCCCTGGATGGCCTGTTCGTTATTGGCGAGGCGAACTTTTCTGATCACGGGGCCAATCGACTTGGGGCCAGTGCTCTGATGCAGGGCTTGGCAGACGGGTATTTCATCCTGCCTGCGACCTTAGGAAATTATTTGGCTAAGGCGGGCTCTGATCGTCCGTCAGCCGAGGATGCGGCCTTTTCCGAGACAGAGGAGGAGGTGAGGGCGCGGGTTGCCCTGCTTCTGCGTAACCGGGATTGGAAAAAGTCCGGCACCCAGCCGGTGGATTATTTTCACCGCAAGCTTGGTGCCCTGCTTTGGGATAATTGCGGGATGGCCCGGAATGAAGAGGGGCTCAACAAGGCCCTGGCTGAGATTCCGGCGATTCGTGAAGAATTTTACACCAATGTGTATGTGCCGGGAACCGGGCAGGAACTGAACCAATCGCTGGAACGCGCTGGACGCATTGCTGATTTTCTCGAATTTGCAGAAGTCATGGTTTTGGATGCCCTGGAACGCAAGGAATCCTGCGGTTGTCATCTGCGGGAGGAAAGTCAGACCGAGGAGCACGAGGCAAAACGGGATGATGCAAATTACTCGCATGTGACGGTTTGGGAGCATAGAGGGGTAGGGCAACCACCTCTTTTGCATCAGGAGCCACTTGAGTTTGAGGCGGTTACGCCTTCGCAGCGGAGTTATAAGTAA
- a CDS encoding Uma2 family endonuclease, which yields MASSYNQSYLVYKIAKVLDQDDKYNLHIEMTLDINGTDYIPDIVLYKKERIDFLHDKIKADKTPLLLVEILSPKQAVNEITEKFEVYLQAGVQSCWLVIPPTKTVVLFQDIQRPLSYSSGRFTDPVIDFEVTVEDIFS from the coding sequence ATGGCCTCGTCGTATAATCAATCTTATCTGGTTTATAAAATTGCCAAGGTGCTGGACCAGGACGATAAATATAATCTGCATATTGAAATGACGTTGGATATCAATGGCACTGATTATATTCCTGATATTGTCTTGTACAAGAAGGAGCGGATTGATTTCCTGCATGATAAAATCAAGGCGGATAAAACTCCTCTTCTGCTGGTCGAAATATTGTCTCCAAAGCAGGCGGTCAATGAAATCACGGAAAAGTTTGAGGTGTATTTGCAGGCAGGAGTGCAGTCCTGTTGGCTTGTGATCCCGCCGACCAAGACCGTTGTTCTGTTTCAGGATATTCAGCGGCCCCTCTCGTATTCAAGCGGGCGGTTTACTGATCCGGTTATTGATTTTGAGGTTACGGTTGAGGATATTTTTTCCTGA
- a CDS encoding Rpn family recombination-promoting nuclease/putative transposase — MRFLDVRTDFAFKKVFGSERSKNVLISFLNAIIDFGEEQVTDLTIVDPYQIPLLKGMKDSYVDVKAVLSNNKKVIVEMQVLNVEGFEKRVLYNAAKLYSTQLKKSGKYTTLEPIIALTITDFEMFPEFAKPISYWTLREREVLLQYSNDIELIFAELPKFTKTERELTGIADKWLYFVKHAGDLEFVPESFTEPQLLEAFEIANTAGLSEEELDIQFKRQDFIAMQQGAVEKAAQSGLERGIELGNIATARNMLRDQMPVETICKYTGLERGVVERLQQDDQE, encoded by the coding sequence ATGCGTTTCTTAGATGTACGAACCGATTTCGCCTTTAAAAAGGTTTTCGGCAGTGAGCGCTCGAAGAATGTGCTGATAAGCTTCCTCAACGCAATTATTGACTTCGGCGAGGAACAGGTGACGGACCTCACCATTGTTGATCCCTACCAGATCCCTCTGCTTAAAGGCATGAAGGACAGCTATGTGGATGTCAAAGCGGTGCTTTCCAATAACAAGAAAGTCATTGTGGAGATGCAGGTTCTTAATGTTGAAGGGTTTGAGAAACGAGTGTTGTATAATGCGGCCAAGCTATACTCAACCCAGCTGAAGAAATCCGGTAAGTACACAACGCTGGAGCCGATCATCGCTCTGACCATCACCGATTTCGAGATGTTTCCCGAATTTGCCAAACCGATTTCTTACTGGACTCTTCGTGAGCGTGAAGTCCTGCTGCAATACAGCAATGACATTGAACTGATCTTTGCCGAGCTGCCCAAGTTCACCAAAACAGAGCGAGAGCTGACCGGCATTGCGGATAAATGGCTCTACTTTGTTAAACATGCTGGCGATCTGGAGTTCGTTCCTGAATCTTTCACAGAGCCTCAGTTGCTTGAAGCTTTTGAGATTGCCAACACTGCTGGTTTAAGCGAGGAGGAACTGGATATCCAGTTTAAACGGCAGGACTTTATCGCTATGCAGCAGGGGGCAGTGGAAAAGGCAGCTCAGAGCGGCCTTGAACGGGGAATTGAGCTGGGAAATATAGCAACAGCCCGAAACATGTTGCGTGATCAGATGCCGGTAGAAACGATTTGTAAATACACTGGGCTGGAACGGGGAGTGGTTGAACGACTCCAGCAGGACGACCAAGAATAA
- a CDS encoding succinate dehydrogenase/fumarate reductase iron-sulfur subunit: MAAKKISITVKVWQQESAIAEGNLETYTLQEISTDMSFLEMLDVLNEQLTLEGKEPVAFDHDCREGICGMCGAVVDGIAHGPEQGTTLCQLHMRHFQDGQVICIEPFRSRAFPVVKDLMVDRSAFDRIIQAGGFVSINTGSAPDANSVPVSQQKAEQAMDAAACIGCGACVAACPNAAAMLFTSAKISQLALMPQGRPERKQRALSMVAAMDKEGFGACSNHRECEQVCPKGISIRHIARMNREYLAATLFGE; the protein is encoded by the coding sequence ATGGCAGCAAAGAAAATATCCATCACCGTAAAGGTCTGGCAACAGGAGAGTGCAATAGCCGAAGGCAACCTGGAAACCTACACGTTGCAGGAAATCAGCACGGATATGTCCTTTCTGGAGATGCTGGATGTCCTGAACGAGCAGCTGACCCTGGAAGGTAAAGAACCTGTGGCCTTTGACCATGATTGCCGGGAAGGAATCTGCGGTATGTGCGGAGCTGTGGTTGATGGCATCGCGCATGGGCCGGAGCAGGGAACCACGCTCTGTCAGCTCCATATGCGTCATTTTCAGGATGGGCAGGTGATCTGTATTGAGCCCTTCCGTTCCAGGGCTTTTCCTGTGGTCAAAGACTTGATGGTGGATCGCTCCGCCTTTGATCGCATTATCCAGGCGGGTGGTTTTGTCTCCATTAATACCGGTTCTGCCCCGGATGCCAACAGCGTGCCGGTGAGCCAGCAAAAGGCCGAGCAGGCGATGGATGCAGCGGCCTGTATCGGCTGCGGTGCCTGTGTTGCCGCCTGTCCTAATGCTGCTGCCATGCTCTTCACCTCGGCCAAGATTTCTCAGCTGGCCCTTATGCCCCAAGGACGACCGGAACGCAAGCAACGGGCCTTGTCTATGGTGGCGGCTATGGATAAGGAGGGCTTTGGTGCGTGCAGTAATCATCGGGAATGCGAGCAGGTTTGTCCGAAAGGGATTTCTATCCGCCATATTGCCCGAATGAATCGGGAGTACCTTGCAGCGACCTTATTTGGCGAGTAA
- a CDS encoding Hsp70 family protein: MKKSIGIDLGTTNSVVAVKKVSTEVLKNAEGEYITPSCVMVKKRLMRKPEFIVGRDALEWLRQEPEHTITAVKRLIGRNFHEKEVQELISKESLHYQLSTHSHGSANSLAILINGKEFTPEEISAKILAKLKADAEAALGDEVDAAVITVPAYFNDKQKHATRTAAALAGLKVRRLLPEPTAAAISFGVDKISGDDGRTVLVFDFGGGTLDLSILTISGGRIIEMGKGGDMWLGGEDIDQLLIEYVLQETAREEGLADIQDIRALIEEQKPSRRNKFLAELKTAVEKAKIVLSDKKEAYIEILGVLQDKDGDPLDVEVELPRTRFESMMVPLLRSMLELVRGVIADVHFTEDLIDNVLLVGGSSRIPCVIQTLQEEFGQEKVLLHERPMLAVAEGAAILSHRLADTVECPQCTRNTAQNAATCSHCGFDLEGHTVEHGVVEIVHAAAHDYYIKLENDQRFLMVEKNTPLPCSSTEVFQLVDAEQELVHMKFYNVVNRREQSIGDLWLGIDQDRDQDRDQDSEQGRGAGKAENLEKSLKAQMPARIEITLDIDENNLISVNAALLNHPEVAVSRTLSRGKADERLFLELEQAIATAEKEQYSSYTVIDLQNRARSIVKSINGVVDPKKGTVDEKLYEQVAQQIHKAIRIAANEEAPLTQLYYAESMLDDYAVMIEPKVQDLLRERIEKLRQIDATGSYEETMRASAALAAALDDKRLAQVNTLMQIENASEICFKTDPSKAKKFMRVIAEALEAAEKQDGSVADKLNAILPEVDEVLENYAMSTQKIHRDIRK, from the coding sequence ATGAAAAAATCAATAGGCATAGACCTCGGGACGACCAATTCTGTTGTTGCTGTCAAAAAGGTGAGCACAGAGGTTCTGAAGAACGCTGAAGGCGAATACATCACCCCATCCTGTGTGATGGTGAAGAAACGCCTGATGCGCAAGCCGGAATTTATTGTAGGCCGTGACGCCTTGGAATGGCTTCGCCAGGAACCGGAACATACCATCACTGCGGTTAAGCGGCTCATCGGTCGAAATTTTCATGAGAAAGAGGTACAGGAGCTGATCAGTAAAGAGAGCCTGCACTACCAACTTTCCACCCATTCCCATGGTTCGGCCAATAGCCTTGCTATTCTGATCAATGGCAAGGAGTTTACTCCAGAGGAGATTTCTGCCAAGATCCTGGCAAAGCTGAAGGCCGATGCCGAGGCGGCCTTAGGTGATGAGGTGGATGCTGCTGTGATCACAGTGCCTGCCTATTTTAATGATAAGCAGAAACACGCGACCAGGACGGCAGCAGCTCTGGCCGGACTCAAAGTGCGTCGTCTTCTCCCTGAACCCACAGCGGCAGCTATTTCTTTCGGAGTAGATAAGATATCGGGTGATGATGGGCGAACCGTGTTGGTCTTTGACTTTGGTGGCGGAACTCTGGATCTTTCTATCCTGACCATCAGCGGTGGCCGTATCATCGAGATGGGCAAGGGCGGGGATATGTGGCTGGGCGGTGAAGATATAGACCAGCTGCTGATAGAGTATGTTCTGCAGGAAACGGCCCGGGAAGAGGGGCTTGCCGATATCCAGGATATCCGCGCTCTGATTGAGGAGCAGAAGCCTTCCCGCAGGAATAAGTTCCTTGCAGAGCTAAAGACTGCTGTGGAAAAGGCCAAGATTGTCCTGAGCGACAAAAAGGAAGCCTATATTGAGATCCTTGGTGTTTTGCAGGATAAGGACGGCGATCCCCTTGATGTGGAGGTGGAGTTGCCGCGTACCCGCTTTGAGAGCATGATGGTCCCCTTGCTGCGATCCATGCTTGAGCTGGTTCGGGGCGTGATTGCCGATGTCCATTTCACCGAAGATCTGATCGATAATGTGCTCCTTGTTGGCGGAAGCTCCCGCATCCCCTGCGTCATCCAAACATTACAGGAGGAGTTCGGGCAGGAAAAGGTGCTGCTCCATGAGCGACCCATGCTCGCGGTAGCCGAAGGGGCCGCCATTCTCAGCCATCGCTTGGCTGATACGGTTGAATGCCCCCAATGCACCAGGAATACGGCTCAGAACGCCGCAACCTGTTCCCATTGCGGCTTTGACCTGGAAGGTCATACTGTAGAACATGGAGTGGTGGAGATCGTTCATGCAGCTGCTCATGATTATTATATCAAGCTGGAAAATGATCAGCGTTTTCTGATGGTGGAGAAAAACACCCCGCTTCCCTGTTCCAGCACTGAGGTTTTTCAGCTGGTTGATGCAGAGCAGGAGTTGGTTCATATGAAGTTTTATAATGTGGTCAACCGAAGGGAGCAGAGCATTGGCGATCTTTGGCTGGGCATTGATCAGGATAGGGATCAGGACAGGGATCAGGACAGCGAGCAGGGGCGTGGGGCAGGAAAAGCTGAGAACCTGGAAAAATCCCTCAAAGCCCAGATGCCTGCCCGGATAGAGATTACCCTGGATATCGATGAAAATAATCTTATCTCGGTGAACGCCGCCTTACTGAATCATCCAGAGGTGGCTGTTTCCAGGACCCTCTCCCGGGGTAAGGCCGATGAGCGGCTTTTTCTCGAACTTGAGCAGGCTATTGCGACGGCGGAAAAAGAGCAGTATTCCAGCTATACGGTTATTGACTTGCAGAACCGGGCCCGCTCCATCGTTAAATCCATTAATGGAGTGGTCGATCCGAAAAAAGGAACTGTGGATGAGAAATTGTACGAGCAGGTTGCTCAGCAAATCCACAAGGCGATAAGGATCGCGGCAAACGAGGAGGCTCCCCTGACCCAACTCTATTACGCGGAAAGCATGCTGGATGATTATGCGGTTATGATTGAGCCCAAGGTCCAGGATTTACTTCGGGAACGGATTGAAAAATTACGGCAGATTGATGCAACAGGTTCGTATGAGGAGACGATGCGGGCCTCAGCTGCTCTTGCCGCAGCCCTGGATGATAAAAGGCTGGCCCAGGTCAATACCCTGATGCAAATAGAAAACGCCAGTGAGATCTGTTTTAAAACAGACCCCAGTAAGGCAAAGAAATTTATGCGGGTCATTGCAGAGGCCCTGGAGGCTGCGGAAAAGCAGGACGGCTCGGTGGCGGATAAGCTCAATGCCATCCTGCCGGAGGTGGATGAGGTCTTGGAAAACTATGCCATGAGTACCCAGAAAATTCACAGAGATATTCGGAAATAA